In the genome of Croceimicrobium hydrocarbonivorans, one region contains:
- a CDS encoding ArnT family glycosyltransferase translates to MGKQIRKPYVLWLMFAVGAVFFSIVIFRALWVPITHDEAYTYLHYVRQPWAGIILYKPPHIPNNHILNTLLAKLSVQIFGLSDFSLRLPNVIAAIIYFRYAALLARKFRFPGIQILAFLLLCFQLYFIDFFAMARGYGMGMALSLASIYHLYCYRDLNNGHHIWRTLLFAAFAVYANFTFLYSYVALVGLILILYWSEGKNQTKSLGVLWRPVGIVTAVLALLIVIPLRNISGDLFGSDSNFWESSMHSLAWIFTYKQHFDIGLWISGFTAITLIAGAAFFAWDHFRKESQIGWYFYSELLIWLLFTAGAQIAQHFILGTEYLIGRTVMVYAPLLLTYFIFLFQRLNRYRHGEHYQLALSLILVIGAALNFRYLNFKEAVEWTYDASHKEAIADLEESKAIDVESFQLGINWLFEPALNFYRESEELSWLAPLSREGYQDKEYDAYYLWKEKDADFIQKLEQENSGYSLIATYDNGAVLFIREDYL, encoded by the coding sequence ATGGGGAAACAGATTCGCAAGCCTTATGTTCTTTGGCTCATGTTTGCTGTGGGTGCTGTATTTTTTAGCATCGTCATTTTCAGAGCCTTATGGGTTCCTATCACACACGATGAAGCCTATACCTATTTACATTATGTACGCCAACCTTGGGCCGGAATCATTCTTTACAAACCTCCCCACATTCCAAATAATCATATTTTAAACACCCTGTTGGCCAAGTTGAGTGTTCAAATTTTTGGTTTAAGTGATTTTAGTCTGCGCTTGCCCAATGTTATTGCAGCTATAATTTACTTCCGATATGCTGCTTTACTAGCCCGTAAATTTCGATTCCCCGGAATTCAAATTTTAGCCTTCCTCCTCCTTTGCTTTCAACTCTATTTTATCGATTTCTTCGCCATGGCGCGGGGCTATGGTATGGGAATGGCTTTAAGCTTGGCTTCTATCTATCATTTATACTGTTACCGGGATTTAAATAATGGTCATCATATCTGGCGTACCCTTCTCTTTGCCGCCTTCGCCGTATATGCCAACTTTACCTTCCTATATTCCTATGTTGCACTGGTGGGATTGATTCTTATCCTTTACTGGTCTGAAGGAAAAAATCAAACCAAGAGCCTGGGAGTTTTATGGCGCCCAGTAGGAATAGTTACAGCCGTTCTGGCTCTATTGATAGTAATTCCATTGCGTAATATTTCGGGTGATTTATTTGGCAGCGATTCCAATTTCTGGGAAAGCAGCATGCATAGCTTAGCCTGGATATTTACCTATAAACAGCATTTCGATATCGGCCTTTGGATCAGTGGTTTTACCGCTATAACGCTTATTGCTGGTGCAGCATTCTTTGCCTGGGATCATTTCCGTAAGGAAAGTCAAATTGGCTGGTATTTCTATTCCGAACTCCTCATCTGGTTGTTGTTTACCGCCGGAGCTCAAATTGCCCAGCATTTTATTTTGGGTACCGAATACCTCATTGGACGTACCGTAATGGTTTACGCTCCTTTGCTTCTCACCTATTTTATCTTCCTTTTTCAGCGCTTAAATCGATATCGCCATGGTGAGCATTATCAATTGGCTTTAAGCCTGATTTTGGTAATTGGCGCTGCCCTGAATTTCCGGTACCTCAATTTTAAGGAAGCGGTGGAATGGACCTATGATGCCTCGCACAAAGAAGCTATTGCTGATTTAGAAGAAAGCAAAGCCATAGATGTTGAATCCTTCCAATTAGGAATCAATTGGCTTTTTGAACCGGCCTTGAACTTCTATCGTGAAAGTGAGGAATTAAGCTGGCTCGCACCTTTAAGCCGAGAGGGATATCAGGATAAGGAATACGATGCCTATTACCTTTGGAAGGAAAAAGATGCAGATTTCATCCAAAAACTAGAACAGGAAAACTCCGGATATAGCCTAATTGCAACCTATGATAATGGAGCGGTTCTCTTTATCCGAGAGGATTATTTGTAG
- a CDS encoding toxin-antitoxin system YwqK family antitoxin encodes MKKIALLCLILFPLIMPGQENLSPTDAQGRRHGLWQKLHDNGKIRYVGSFDHGTPVDTFKYYFENGQLQTLNVFRGKSGNCMSFQYGEGKILAAQGLYANKQKDSVWTYFNQEGDVIARITFKNGVQNGPAIKYHTNGKPAESVDYKNGKKSGPWVQYYESGHMMSQGQYVDDNLEGEVTYFYSNGKPRSRGHYKGGLMVGTWYFFTEDLKLDYKEVWKNGRKVEGPKEKNKEGGAN; translated from the coding sequence ATGAAGAAAATAGCACTGCTCTGCCTTATCCTTTTCCCCCTGATTATGCCAGGGCAAGAGAATCTTAGTCCTACTGACGCTCAAGGGCGTAGACATGGACTTTGGCAAAAACTTCACGATAATGGGAAGATTAGATATGTAGGTAGTTTTGATCATGGTACGCCTGTAGATACCTTCAAATACTATTTTGAAAATGGACAATTGCAAACTCTCAACGTCTTTAGAGGGAAGAGCGGTAATTGCATGAGTTTTCAATATGGTGAAGGAAAGATCTTGGCGGCTCAGGGATTATATGCCAACAAACAGAAAGACAGTGTTTGGACTTATTTCAATCAAGAAGGAGATGTGATTGCACGAATCACTTTTAAGAATGGAGTGCAGAATGGTCCAGCGATAAAATATCACACCAACGGTAAGCCAGCGGAAAGCGTTGATTATAAGAATGGCAAGAAATCAGGTCCTTGGGTGCAATATTATGAAAGTGGTCATATGATGTCGCAGGGCCAATATGTAGATGATAATCTTGAAGGTGAGGTTACTTATTTCTACTCTAATGGTAAGCCCCGATCGCGAGGGCATTATAAGGGAGGATTAATGGTTGGAACCTGGTATTTCTTTACCGAAGATTTAAAGTTGGATTACAAGGAGGTCTGGAAAAATGGCCGAAAAGTGGAAGGTCCTAAAGAGAAAAATAAAGAAGGAGGAGCAAATTAA